One window of Bacteroidales bacterium genomic DNA carries:
- a CDS encoding cytochrome b/b6 domain-containing protein, protein MKIYIYKGFERFWHWTQVLLMITLALTGFEIHSSYSLFGFENAVKLHGVAAWAYLILIVFVIFWHFTTGEWRQYKPTLKLLKAQVDYYITGIFRGAEHPTRKLIYNKFNPLQRLIYLGLNILIIPVMGVTGFAFMYLNYPNTTFELSSLDLVALIHTIGAFSVVTFIIAHVYLTTTGHTPLAAITAMLTGWEKVDPNDARAMVVNEMEVVLKATESHLKTDDHKKELLDEALEETEKFLGMKKEEKFQNVIAKSGAGYFRINKLGYYGAVNDAWIRLYKYDSADEIIGKHYSLSRTKEDFAELEKTFNRVLQGETIPHGEVKRVCKDGSLGFHTVTMTPVVMNGEVVGVEGFILDTTVRRLAEKELMENKILMEELLKKKEG, encoded by the coding sequence ATGAAAATATATATATATAAAGGTTTTGAGCGTTTTTGGCACTGGACTCAGGTTTTATTAATGATTACCTTGGCTTTAACGGGATTTGAAATACACAGCTCTTATAGTTTGTTTGGATTTGAGAATGCTGTAAAATTACACGGAGTAGCGGCTTGGGCTTATCTTATACTAATAGTTTTTGTTATTTTCTGGCACTTTACAACCGGTGAGTGGAGGCAATATAAACCTACACTAAAACTTCTTAAGGCACAGGTAGATTATTATATTACAGGTATTTTTAGAGGTGCCGAACATCCAACAAGAAAACTTATTTATAATAAATTTAACCCCCTACAGCGTCTTATTTATTTGGGATTAAATATTTTAATTATTCCTGTTATGGGAGTTACCGGTTTTGCATTTATGTATTTGAATTATCCAAATACAACATTTGAACTAAGTAGTTTAGATCTTGTTGCTCTTATACATACCATCGGCGCTTTTTCGGTAGTTACATTTATTATTGCACATGTTTATTTAACTACAACAGGTCATACACCTTTGGCAGCAATAACAGCAATGCTAACAGGATGGGAAAAGGTAGATCCTAATGATGCTCGCGCAATGGTTGTTAATGAAATGGAAGTCGTTTTAAAAGCTACTGAATCTCATTTAAAAACCGATGATCATAAAAAAGAACTTCTTGATGAAGCCTTAGAAGAAACTGAAAAATTTTTGGGGATGAAAAAGGAAGAAAAATTCCAAAATGTGATTGCTAAATCGGGTGCGGGATATTTCAGAATTAATAAATTGGGTTATTATGGTGCTGTAAACGATGCATGGATACGTCTTTATAAATACGATTCTGCTGACGAAATTATTGGAAAGCATTATTCCTTAAGTCGTACAAAAGAAGATTTTGCCGAGTTGGAAAAAACCTTTAATCGGGTATTGCAAGGAGAAACTATTCCTCATGGTGAAGTAAAACGTGTTTGTAAAGACGGATCTTTAGGCTTCCATACCGTTACAATGACTCCTGTAGTTATGAACGGAGAAGTAGTAGGTGTTGAAGGTTTTATTTTAGATACAACTGTACGCAGATTAGCAGAGAAAGAGTTAATGGAAAATAAAATACTTATGGAAGAGCTTCTAAAGAAAAAAGAAGGTTAA